A single genomic interval of Asinibacterium sp. OR53 harbors:
- a CDS encoding SDR family NAD(P)-dependent oxidoreductase, translating to MELALITGVSRQQGLGLETAKQLKNKGFEVIITARGLETARQLAAPHGLKALAIDVRNEQSIAEAARQVELDFGRLDVLVNNAGGYYDQGGTVLGTDMEYVANALDTNLMGTWRMIKAFKPLLIKSPNPRIVNVSSGAGSFSDEVFGMAVNPGGVPAYGISKLALNGLTIKCAREFTADGIKINSVCPGFVATYPGTENWGARPVSEGAAGIVWAASLPADGPTGQFFRDGKVIPW from the coding sequence ATGGAACTTGCACTCATCACAGGCGTCAGCAGGCAACAGGGCCTTGGCCTGGAAACGGCAAAACAGTTAAAGAATAAAGGCTTTGAAGTAATTATTACGGCCAGGGGCCTGGAAACAGCCAGGCAACTGGCTGCGCCACATGGTCTGAAAGCGCTTGCCATCGACGTCCGCAACGAGCAAAGCATTGCAGAAGCTGCCCGGCAGGTGGAGCTGGATTTTGGAAGGCTTGATGTGCTTGTGAACAATGCAGGAGGCTATTATGACCAGGGAGGAACGGTACTGGGTACAGATATGGAATATGTAGCAAATGCACTCGATACCAACCTGATGGGAACCTGGCGTATGATCAAAGCTTTTAAGCCCTTACTCATCAAGAGTCCAAACCCCCGTATTGTAAATGTGTCAAGCGGCGCCGGATCTTTCTCAGATGAAGTTTTTGGGATGGCAGTCAATCCCGGCGGCGTACCTGCTTATGGAATTTCCAAGCTGGCACTCAATGGGCTTACGATAAAATGCGCCCGTGAATTCACTGCAGACGGCATCAAAATAAATTCGGTTTGTCCGGGTTTTGTGGCCACCTACCCCGGTACCGAAAATTGGGGAGCCAGGCCTGTCAGCGAGGGAGCTGCCGGCATCGTGTGGGCTGCCTCATTGCCGGCTGACGGGCCCACCGGTCAGTTTTTCAGGGATGGGAAAGTAATTCCCTGGTAA
- a CDS encoding SDR family NAD(P)-dependent oxidoreductase has translation MKSYLVVGGSSGIGKQIAEMLYMEGHRVFATYCRNKKENTDRLSYHYLDVTSDEVDFAFLPARLDGVVYCPGSLRLRPFNRTALADYEADYRLQVVGALKILQHVVPLMKESGRGSVVLFSSVAAGRGFPFHASVAACKGAIEGLTKALAAELAPVIRVNCVAPSLTNTPLTAGLLNSEEKLRQHSGRHPLQRVGEAQDIAAAAMFLLGDHAGWITAQTMHVDGGLSAIALP, from the coding sequence ATGAAATCTTATTTAGTCGTTGGAGGTTCTTCCGGCATAGGCAAGCAGATCGCAGAGATGCTCTACATGGAAGGGCATCGGGTCTTCGCCACTTACTGCCGCAATAAAAAAGAAAATACGGATCGTTTATCCTACCATTACCTGGATGTTACTTCCGATGAGGTTGATTTTGCTTTTCTTCCCGCCAGGCTGGATGGCGTGGTATATTGTCCCGGTAGCCTGAGACTGAGGCCATTCAACCGTACAGCGCTGGCCGACTATGAGGCAGACTATCGTTTGCAGGTAGTGGGTGCCTTGAAAATATTACAGCATGTGGTTCCCCTGATGAAAGAGAGCGGGAGAGGGTCGGTGGTATTGTTCTCCAGCGTGGCTGCCGGCAGGGGTTTTCCCTTTCATGCAAGTGTTGCAGCCTGCAAAGGAGCCATTGAAGGGTTAACGAAGGCATTGGCGGCAGAGCTGGCACCTGTGATCAGGGTTAACTGTGTAGCCCCGTCGCTCACCAACACCCCGCTTACGGCAGGCTTGTTGAATTCAGAGGAAAAATTGAGGCAGCATTCGGGCAGACATCCGCTTCAACGTGTGGGCGAAGCGCAGGATATAGCGGCGGCGGCTATGTTTCTACTGGGCGATCATGCCGGTTGGATCACTGCCCAAACCATGCATGTTGACGGAGGCTTATCGGCTATTGCGCTTCCCTGA
- a CDS encoding TetR family transcriptional regulator C-terminal domain-containing protein — protein MKKKTIDKKELMGHYSDHLLTEGKPPVNVYQFTKKLGISEDHFYRYFTSFESLESEYLVYFFQQSLELVIQTDGYDAMSPKEKLLHFYFVFFENLTLNRSLVLHLLRAPLTNKLQQLRPLHRQFNTYIQSVGFKEQGLIANAPGKLKQVSEKTRAELIWAHFLSVLQFWKDDRSPGFEKTDMYIEKSIELGFEIINTAILGKFFDLGKFLWSEKVPAI, from the coding sequence ATGAAAAAGAAAACAATTGACAAAAAAGAGCTGATGGGGCACTACAGCGATCATTTGTTAACAGAGGGCAAACCACCGGTAAATGTTTATCAGTTCACAAAAAAGCTGGGGATCAGCGAAGACCATTTTTATCGCTATTTTACCAGTTTTGAGTCACTGGAAAGTGAGTACCTGGTGTACTTCTTCCAGCAATCCCTTGAACTGGTAATCCAAACCGATGGCTACGACGCCATGAGCCCGAAAGAAAAACTACTTCACTTTTACTTTGTATTCTTCGAAAACCTGACACTGAACCGCTCCCTGGTGTTACACCTGCTCCGCGCTCCCCTGACCAATAAACTGCAGCAACTGCGACCTTTACACCGTCAATTCAATACTTATATTCAGTCGGTTGGATTCAAGGAGCAGGGGCTCATTGCCAACGCGCCCGGAAAACTCAAACAGGTAAGCGAAAAAACAAGAGCAGAGCTCATATGGGCGCACTTCCTGTCGGTCTTGCAATTCTGGAAAGATGATCGGTCACCCGGCTTTGAGAAGACAGACATGTACATAGAAAAATCCATAGAACTTGGTTTTGAAATCATCAATACTGCTATACTGGGTAAATTCTTCGACCTGGGAAAATTTCTTTGGTCTGAAAAAGTTCCTGCCATTTAA
- a CDS encoding AarF/ABC1/UbiB kinase family protein, whose protein sequence is MKTLDKIPKRKIERVGNLLKAGAKVGINYLQYYGSRISLEDEEIAKEQLHKNNALDIYDSLKTLKGSALKIAQMLSMEKNIMPQAYVETFSLSQFSVPPLSGALIKKTFRKYFGKNPEALFDTFSVEAINAASIGQVHQAEKNGRRLAVKIQYPGVRESISSDLAIVKPIAMKMFHIKKEGSAKYFEEVEQKLLEETDYLLELERSKQFAHDCRELPGLRFPGYYPEYSCDKVLTMDWMEGVHFSEFVQRTNNEPECLHALGQTLWDFYMYQMHVLKRLHADPHPGNFLVSATHELIVIDFGCIKEIPPEFYIPYFELAISSNLNNPRFFEEKLYELEILLPSDTNEEKTFFTTLFHDMLTLFTRPFNEEFFDFSDERFFEAIAVMGQRYASMSQVRSMNTNRGSKHFIYLNRTFFGLYNMMHALRPGRITIRNYERLNVPASQ, encoded by the coding sequence ATGAAAACACTAGATAAGATACCGAAAAGAAAAATAGAAAGGGTAGGCAACTTATTAAAAGCCGGCGCTAAAGTTGGTATCAATTACCTGCAATATTACGGCAGCAGGATATCTCTCGAAGATGAAGAAATAGCAAAAGAGCAACTGCACAAAAACAACGCACTCGATATTTACGACAGCCTGAAAACACTTAAGGGCTCTGCATTGAAAATAGCGCAGATGCTCAGCATGGAGAAAAACATCATGCCCCAGGCCTACGTTGAAACATTTTCTTTGTCGCAGTTCTCTGTGCCGCCGCTTTCAGGCGCCCTTATAAAGAAAACATTCCGTAAATATTTCGGTAAAAATCCGGAGGCGCTGTTTGATACATTTTCTGTGGAAGCCATAAATGCTGCCAGCATCGGACAGGTGCATCAGGCCGAGAAGAATGGCCGCCGGCTCGCAGTGAAGATACAGTATCCGGGCGTGCGGGAAAGCATCTCGTCTGACCTGGCCATTGTAAAACCCATTGCCATGAAGATGTTCCACATAAAAAAAGAAGGCTCTGCAAAATATTTCGAAGAAGTGGAACAAAAGCTGCTTGAAGAAACAGACTATCTTCTCGAATTAGAGCGCAGCAAACAGTTCGCGCATGATTGCCGGGAATTACCCGGCCTTCGTTTCCCCGGTTACTATCCTGAGTACTCCTGCGACAAGGTTCTTACAATGGACTGGATGGAAGGCGTACATTTTTCTGAATTTGTACAACGCACCAACAATGAGCCGGAATGCTTGCATGCTTTGGGACAGACCTTATGGGATTTTTATATGTACCAGATGCACGTACTCAAAAGACTCCATGCAGACCCCCACCCCGGCAACTTCCTGGTATCTGCTACTCACGAACTGATTGTCATTGATTTTGGCTGCATCAAAGAAATACCGCCCGAATTTTATATCCCTTACTTTGAATTGGCCATAAGCAGCAACCTCAACAACCCTCGCTTTTTTGAAGAAAAACTCTATGAACTGGAGATCCTTTTGCCGAGCGACACGAACGAGGAAAAAACATTCTTCACCACACTTTTTCATGATATGCTGACTTTGTTTACCCGCCCTTTTAACGAAGAGTTTTTTGATTTTTCCGATGAGCGCTTTTTTGAAGCGATTGCTGTCATGGGGCAGCGGTATGCAAGCATGAGCCAGGTTCGGTCTATGAATACCAACAGGGGTTCGAAACATTTTATCTACCTGAACAGAACCTTCTTTGGTCTTTATAATATGATGCATGCCTTGCGCCCGGGCAGGATAACCATTCGGAATTATGAGCGCCTGAACGTGCCTGCTTCCCAGTAA
- a CDS encoding cryptochrome/photolyase family protein — protein sequence MTTAAIVFPNQLFRNPALPKHARVYLVEEYLFFRQYHFHKQKIAFHRASMKYYEVYLQSNGYQVEYIEATQNISDIRSLLQTFKTIGIAEIHLYDPVDDWLHKRIQLSAKDFRLHWYDNRLFLTSKADIDSYFGNREVFHQSDFYKYQRKRLDLLMEGNKPLGGKWSYDAENRKKYPTNNHPPPLAKPSSSTVWDEACKYTNRHFSDHPGELSVQTRYPLNFTDADRWFDDFLQHRFHAFGIYEDSIVKDAHFLHHSVISPLLNTGLLDIKIVIDKSLAYGRNQSIPLNSMEGFLRQLIGWREYVRGVYEYTGAKQRRSNFWGHTRKIPSSFYNGTTGITPIDCTINKVLRTGYAHHIERLMVLSNFMNLCGFHPDEVYKWFMGLFIDAYDWVMVPNIYGMSLFADGGKMSTKPYISGSNYLLKMSDYSKGAWSVTWDGLFWHFIAGHIAFFESQPRLSMLATAWKKMEITKKNAHLGAAEAFLLKNDK from the coding sequence TTGACTACCGCTGCCATTGTATTTCCTAATCAGCTTTTCAGGAACCCGGCTCTGCCTAAGCATGCCCGGGTGTACCTGGTGGAAGAATATCTCTTCTTTCGTCAATATCATTTTCATAAACAGAAAATCGCTTTTCACCGGGCGTCAATGAAATATTATGAAGTTTATCTTCAATCAAACGGTTACCAGGTAGAGTATATCGAAGCAACGCAAAATATATCGGACATCAGGAGCCTCTTACAAACCTTCAAAACGATTGGTATTGCGGAAATACACCTGTACGACCCGGTAGATGACTGGCTACACAAAAGGATCCAACTTTCGGCGAAAGACTTTAGGTTGCACTGGTATGACAACCGGCTTTTCCTCACATCCAAAGCTGATATCGACAGCTACTTTGGCAACAGGGAAGTTTTCCATCAGTCAGACTTCTATAAATACCAGCGCAAGCGGCTTGACCTGCTGATGGAAGGAAACAAACCCCTGGGAGGCAAATGGAGTTATGATGCAGAAAACCGAAAGAAGTATCCCACGAACAACCACCCGCCTCCTCTGGCAAAACCATCTTCCAGCACCGTATGGGATGAGGCTTGTAAGTATACCAACCGTCACTTTAGTGATCATCCCGGCGAGCTCTCCGTGCAAACCCGGTACCCGCTTAATTTTACCGATGCCGATCGGTGGTTCGATGATTTTTTACAACACCGTTTTCATGCTTTTGGGATATATGAAGACAGTATTGTAAAAGACGCGCACTTTCTTCATCACAGCGTTATCTCTCCCTTATTGAATACAGGATTGCTGGACATCAAAATCGTTATTGATAAAAGCCTGGCTTATGGGCGCAACCAATCGATACCACTGAACTCGATGGAAGGATTTTTACGCCAGCTTATTGGTTGGCGCGAATATGTGAGAGGCGTCTATGAGTACACAGGCGCCAAACAACGCAGATCGAATTTCTGGGGCCATACAAGAAAAATACCATCCTCCTTTTATAATGGCACTACGGGTATTACACCTATAGACTGTACCATCAACAAAGTACTCCGAACGGGCTATGCCCATCACATAGAAAGACTGATGGTATTATCCAACTTTATGAACCTATGCGGTTTTCACCCCGACGAAGTGTATAAGTGGTTCATGGGTTTATTCATCGATGCCTATGATTGGGTAATGGTACCTAATATATATGGTATGAGTTTATTTGCAGACGGTGGCAAGATGAGCACCAAGCCCTATATCAGCGGCAGCAACTATCTCTTAAAAATGAGTGATTATTCAAAAGGCGCCTGGTCTGTAACCTGGGATGGTCTTTTCTGGCATTTTATTGCCGGCCATATCGCATTCTTCGAATCGCAACCCCGTCTGTCGATGCTGGCCACAGCCTGGAAAAAAATGGAGATCACTAAAAAGAATGCGCACCTCGGTGCTGCAGAAGCATTTTTATTGAAGAACGATAAATAG
- a CDS encoding trans-aconitate 2-methyltransferase — translation MDKRSHWDHIYRHKTPDQLSWTQETPATSLDFIDTFRLPRNARIIDIGGGESRLAELLLEKGYKDITVLDISEEAIKCAQDRLGEKATLVQWIVADIADFEPPHPYDLWHDRATFHFLTTAPQVSNYLDHARTALPLGGYLVIGTFSDKGPDKCSGLPVHRYTEETLSGELHNGFNKIKCITEDHETPFHTVQNFLFCSFKRA, via the coding sequence ATGGATAAGCGCAGCCATTGGGATCATATCTATCGGCACAAGACACCGGATCAGCTCAGCTGGACCCAGGAAACGCCCGCCACCTCCCTCGATTTCATCGACACTTTCCGGCTCCCCCGAAATGCCCGGATCATCGACATAGGCGGAGGCGAAAGCCGGCTCGCCGAGTTGCTATTAGAAAAGGGCTACAAGGATATCACTGTCCTGGATATCTCGGAAGAAGCCATCAAATGCGCACAAGACCGGCTCGGTGAAAAAGCCACCCTTGTACAATGGATCGTTGCCGACATTGCCGACTTCGAGCCGCCGCACCCCTATGATCTTTGGCATGACCGCGCCACATTCCACTTCCTTACTACTGCACCCCAAGTATCCAACTACCTTGACCATGCTCGCACCGCCCTCCCTTTAGGTGGCTACCTCGTCATTGGCACCTTCTCGGACAAAGGACCGGACAAATGCAGTGGTCTTCCTGTCCACCGATACACGGAGGAAACCCTGTCCGGGGAACTACACAATGGCTTCAACAAAATCAAATGCATCACCGAAGACCATGAGACGCCCTTCCACACCGTCCAAAACTTCCTCTTTTGTTCCTTTAAACGCGCATAG
- a CDS encoding glycosyltransferase family 2 protein translates to MNPSVAVVILNYNGRHYLEQFLPSVLASTYPGVRVVVADNASTDDSLEYLRNSFPGVEVLTHDTNEGFAGGYNWALRLVKADYYVLLNSDVCVTPGWIEPVISLMETDAKIAACQPKLLSYKEPGMFEYAGAAGGWIDSLGYPFSRGRIFDVCEPDEQQYNDTIPVFWASGAAMFIRAELYHAMGGLDASFFAHQEEIDLCWRLQLAGYKIMSCPASVVYHVGAGTLPRGGRKVFLNFRNNLLMLHKNLPWNEKIWKLPLRLVLDGVSAIKGLLQGDVDFFTAIFKAHFAVHRLWLKRGEIHKSQQRRPLCGLDGVYEGTVVWQYFVKRKTRFRDIIQKKVL, encoded by the coding sequence TTGAACCCAAGTGTAGCAGTCGTTATCCTGAATTATAATGGCAGGCATTACCTGGAGCAGTTCCTGCCCTCTGTACTGGCTTCCACTTACCCTGGTGTAAGGGTGGTGGTGGCCGATAATGCATCTACCGATGACTCACTTGAATACTTGCGTAATTCATTCCCGGGTGTGGAAGTACTTACACATGATACCAATGAAGGATTTGCCGGCGGCTATAACTGGGCCCTTCGCCTGGTGAAGGCTGATTATTACGTGTTGCTTAATTCCGATGTGTGTGTGACGCCCGGTTGGATTGAACCGGTGATCAGTCTCATGGAAACTGATGCAAAGATTGCTGCCTGTCAGCCTAAACTATTGTCATATAAAGAACCGGGGATGTTTGAATACGCGGGTGCGGCCGGCGGATGGATCGATTCGTTGGGTTATCCCTTTTCACGTGGCCGGATCTTCGATGTCTGTGAGCCCGATGAGCAGCAATACAATGATACGATCCCTGTTTTCTGGGCATCCGGGGCAGCTATGTTCATACGCGCGGAACTTTATCATGCTATGGGCGGACTCGACGCTTCATTTTTCGCGCACCAGGAAGAGATTGATCTCTGTTGGCGCCTGCAACTGGCTGGATATAAGATCATGTCGTGCCCGGCTTCGGTAGTATATCATGTTGGTGCGGGTACTTTACCACGTGGAGGAAGGAAAGTTTTTTTGAATTTCCGCAACAACCTGCTGATGTTGCACAAGAACCTGCCCTGGAATGAAAAAATATGGAAACTGCCTTTGCGGCTGGTGCTCGACGGTGTATCGGCAATAAAGGGATTATTGCAGGGTGATGTGGATTTTTTTACGGCTATTTTCAAGGCGCATTTTGCTGTACACAGGCTTTGGCTGAAAAGGGGAGAGATCCATAAAAGTCAGCAGCGGCGGCCTTTGTGTGGGTTAGACGGTGTGTATGAAGGGACGGTCGTATGGCAATATTTTGTGAAGCGGAAAACCCGTTTCCGGGATATTATTCAAAAGAAGGTTTTATAA
- a CDS encoding serine hydrolase codes for MKKILKRIVLSLMGLIAIFSAYAWISGKTYLFKAVWYNFANIDDYKIFSNTTVNTGVPQPWHNAVNYNKINYPDSLNQLMEDLGSVGLLVIRNDSVAFEKYWDGYSDSSLSGSFSMAKSITSLLIGVALKEGEIKSLQEPIGHYLPEFSIGTKARVKIIDLLTMSSGSDFDESYWNPFSVTTDLYYGSDAYKTAVNVKMVQEPGTLHRYKSGDTQLLGLILEKATGQSLGDYAAVKLWQPLGAEHPALWSTDHENGHAKAYCCFNSNTRDFARIGQLMLDSGKWKGVPVIDSDYYAASIKACGITDTHGKPCDYYGYQWWIDPLHPDIFYARGILGQYIIVIPSKKTIIVRLGKMTSMTRERTVPKEVRWLINWGLS; via the coding sequence ATGAAAAAAATACTCAAACGTATTGTTCTGTCATTGATGGGGCTGATTGCCATTTTCTCTGCTTATGCCTGGATCAGTGGCAAGACTTATCTCTTCAAAGCAGTATGGTACAATTTCGCCAATATCGACGATTATAAAATATTCTCCAATACGACTGTTAATACCGGCGTACCGCAACCCTGGCACAATGCAGTCAATTACAATAAGATCAATTATCCCGATAGCCTCAATCAACTCATGGAAGACCTGGGCTCCGTTGGTTTGTTAGTCATCAGGAATGATTCGGTGGCTTTTGAAAAGTATTGGGATGGATATAGCGACAGCTCTTTATCGGGTTCTTTCTCTATGGCCAAAAGCATTACGAGTTTATTGATAGGGGTGGCATTAAAAGAAGGGGAGATCAAATCCTTGCAGGAGCCTATTGGCCATTACCTGCCGGAATTCAGCATCGGAACCAAAGCCCGGGTAAAGATTATCGACCTGCTTACCATGAGCAGCGGATCGGATTTTGATGAATCTTATTGGAATCCTTTTTCCGTTACAACCGACCTGTATTATGGAAGCGATGCATACAAAACCGCAGTCAATGTAAAAATGGTGCAGGAACCGGGCACTTTGCACCGGTATAAAAGCGGTGATACCCAATTGCTGGGATTGATACTGGAAAAAGCAACGGGGCAATCGTTGGGTGATTATGCTGCTGTTAAATTATGGCAGCCCCTGGGTGCTGAGCATCCGGCATTGTGGAGCACGGATCATGAGAACGGACATGCCAAAGCCTATTGTTGTTTCAATTCCAATACACGTGATTTTGCGCGCATTGGCCAATTGATGTTAGACAGTGGCAAGTGGAAGGGTGTGCCTGTGATCGATAGCGATTATTATGCTGCATCTATCAAAGCCTGCGGTATCACCGATACCCACGGCAAGCCCTGTGATTATTATGGTTACCAGTGGTGGATCGATCCGTTGCATCCGGATATATTTTATGCAAGGGGCATCCTGGGGCAGTACATCATTGTGATCCCTTCAAAAAAGACCATCATCGTAAGGCTGGGTAAAATGACGTCGATGACAAGAGAACGCACAGTGCCGAAAGAAGTACGGTGGCTGATTAACTGGGGACTTTCCTGA
- the rocD gene encoding ornithine--oxo-acid transaminase, with amino-acid sequence MSLLTLSKSTSAYLQLEEKYGAHNYHPLPVVLERGEGVFLWDIDGKRYYDFLSGYSAVNQGHCHPRIVRALIEQAQKLTLTSRAFHNNLLGEYAQFITAYFGYDKVLPMNTGVEGGETAIKLARRWAYARKGVAENHAKIIFAEGNFWGRTLAAISSSTDPSSYKGFGPYMPGFEIIPYNDIIALEKALQDKNVAAFMVEPIQGEAGVVVPDDGYLQKVRELCSHYNVLFIADEIQTGLARTGKMLACDHENVRPDILILGKALSGGMLPVSAVLADDEVMLNILPGEHGSTYGGNPLACAVAMEALKVLKDEQMAENAAVMGELMRSELAKLASPHIHTIRGKGLLNAIVIDHANADAAWELCLTLKEKGLLAKPTHGDKIRFAPPLLINREQILECVEIISESLAASLTQ; translated from the coding sequence ATGTCACTACTTACTTTATCCAAATCAACCAGCGCGTACTTACAGCTGGAAGAAAAATACGGGGCACATAATTACCATCCCCTCCCCGTTGTGCTCGAAAGAGGAGAAGGTGTTTTCCTCTGGGATATTGACGGTAAACGTTATTATGATTTTCTGAGCGGTTATTCGGCCGTTAACCAGGGCCACTGTCACCCCCGGATCGTTCGCGCCCTCATTGAACAGGCGCAGAAGCTCACACTCACATCCCGCGCCTTTCACAACAACTTATTGGGTGAATATGCGCAATTCATCACTGCCTATTTTGGTTACGACAAAGTGCTGCCTATGAATACAGGCGTAGAAGGCGGTGAAACAGCCATCAAGCTGGCCAGGAGATGGGCTTATGCCCGTAAAGGTGTTGCAGAGAACCATGCAAAGATCATTTTTGCAGAAGGAAATTTTTGGGGAAGAACACTCGCTGCTATCTCCTCCTCTACCGATCCCAGCAGTTATAAAGGTTTTGGTCCTTATATGCCGGGGTTTGAGATCATTCCTTACAATGACATCATTGCACTGGAAAAAGCATTGCAGGATAAAAACGTAGCAGCCTTTATGGTAGAACCCATACAGGGCGAAGCTGGCGTGGTAGTGCCTGATGATGGCTATTTGCAAAAAGTACGCGAGCTCTGTTCGCACTACAATGTGCTGTTCATTGCAGATGAGATACAAACCGGACTGGCACGCACGGGAAAAATGCTGGCCTGTGATCATGAAAATGTTCGTCCCGATATACTCATCCTCGGCAAAGCCCTCAGCGGTGGCATGTTACCCGTATCCGCCGTACTCGCCGATGATGAAGTGATGCTCAACATCCTACCCGGTGAGCATGGTTCTACTTATGGCGGCAATCCGCTGGCCTGTGCCGTAGCCATGGAAGCACTAAAAGTATTGAAAGATGAGCAGATGGCTGAAAATGCAGCGGTCATGGGTGAATTGATGCGTAGCGAACTGGCTAAGCTGGCTTCTCCGCATATTCATACCATCCGTGGCAAAGGCCTGCTCAACGCCATCGTTATCGATCACGCCAATGCTGATGCTGCATGGGAGCTTTGCCTGACATTGAAAGAAAAAGGATTGCTGGCCAAACCTACACATGGCGATAAGATCCGTTTCGCTCCTCCGTTGCTCATCAATCGCGAACAGATACTGGAGTGCGTAGAAATCATTAGTGAAAGCCTAGCTGCTTCATTAACTCAATAG